A genomic region of Halomonas aestuarii contains the following coding sequences:
- a CDS encoding NADP-dependent oxidoreductase, translated as MQSRYFTINDYPQGTPARELFELHEQELPTLGEGEVRIRNTWLSVDPYMRGRMSGVKTYIDPFELNAPLEGAAIGEVVESRDSAFPEGTKVRHMGGWRDIAQLPGAQLEPLPAFEVPDQAYLGVLGMPGMTAWTGLNRIAEMQDGDNVLVSGAAGAVGSLAVQLAKAKGGTVVGIAGSQDKLDWLEARGVKAVSYRGKDAAQLTEALREACPEGFDVYYENVGGTCLEAALNTLRVGARIAVCGMIARYNENTPSAGPGNLAMILIRRARMEGFIVFDHWAHYPQFLEEVGPQVEGGQIDYEETVEEGLERTPDAFLKLFEGANRGKMLVRL; from the coding sequence ATGCAATCCCGCTACTTCACCATCAATGATTATCCGCAGGGCACCCCGGCACGGGAACTGTTCGAGCTGCATGAGCAGGAGCTGCCTACCCTCGGCGAGGGCGAGGTGCGCATCCGCAACACCTGGCTGTCGGTGGACCCCTACATGCGCGGCCGCATGAGCGGCGTGAAGACCTACATCGATCCGTTCGAACTGAACGCGCCCCTGGAAGGCGCGGCCATCGGCGAGGTGGTCGAGTCCCGGGATTCGGCCTTCCCCGAGGGCACCAAGGTGCGCCACATGGGCGGCTGGCGGGATATCGCCCAGCTGCCCGGCGCCCAGCTCGAGCCCCTGCCCGCCTTCGAGGTGCCGGATCAGGCCTACCTGGGCGTGCTCGGCATGCCGGGCATGACCGCCTGGACCGGCCTCAATCGCATCGCCGAGATGCAGGACGGCGACAACGTGCTGGTCAGCGGTGCCGCCGGGGCGGTGGGCTCGCTGGCCGTGCAGCTGGCCAAGGCCAAGGGCGGCACCGTGGTCGGCATCGCCGGCTCCCAGGACAAGCTCGACTGGCTCGAGGCCCGCGGCGTCAAGGCCGTCAGCTACCGGGGCAAGGACGCCGCCCAGCTCACCGAGGCACTCCGCGAGGCCTGCCCCGAGGGCTTCGACGTCTACTACGAGAACGTCGGCGGCACCTGCCTGGAAGCGGCCCTGAACACCCTCAGGGTCGGCGCGCGCATCGCCGTGTGCGGCATGATCGCCCGCTACAACGAGAACACGCCGAGCGCCGGCCCGGGCAACCTGGCGATGATCCTGATCCGTCGCGCCCGCATGGAGGGCTTCATCGTCTTCGACCACTGGGCGCACTACCCGCAGTTCCTCGAGGAGGTCGGCCCGCAGGTCGAGGGCGGCCAGATCGACTACGAGGAGACCGTGGAGGAGGGCCTCGAGCGCACCCCGGACGCCTTCCTCAAGCTGTTCGAGGGGGCCAACCGCGGCAAGATGCTGGTCAGGCTCTGA
- a CDS encoding CPBP family intramembrane glutamic endopeptidase: MLSFGILYSLSLILFGLSDDPRVRFGGAVATLLAAGAIGYSSGTFVLAALCYVALTAWMAVPAVSPWLAWGRRAMWGVASLGLVIHAWPGQEALVVAEQAVLKPGSVPMSLLFHHDKVLVAWSLLGWVPLFGVSLGAGGGGPVWRLPLLVGGGLAAIMGLAMGLGLLAWQPGLPALFWVFAIANLLNTCVAEELVFRGLLQRWLMGKVGPVAAVTATGALFGIAHLAGGVAFVLVATAAGLLYGLVYWWTGRLVWSVLVHWGLNLTHLLLFSYPLLADA; encoded by the coding sequence ATGCTCTCCTTCGGTATCCTCTATTCGCTGTCGCTGATCCTGTTCGGCCTGAGTGACGACCCGCGGGTTCGCTTCGGCGGGGCCGTGGCGACGCTGCTGGCGGCCGGCGCGATCGGCTACTCGAGCGGCACCTTCGTGCTGGCGGCGCTTTGCTATGTGGCGCTGACGGCGTGGATGGCAGTGCCTGCCGTGTCGCCCTGGCTCGCCTGGGGGCGCAGGGCGATGTGGGGCGTCGCCAGCCTCGGGCTCGTGATCCATGCCTGGCCGGGCCAGGAGGCGCTGGTGGTGGCCGAGCAGGCGGTGCTCAAGCCCGGGAGCGTTCCGATGAGCCTCCTCTTCCACCACGACAAGGTGCTGGTGGCCTGGTCGCTGCTCGGCTGGGTGCCGCTGTTCGGGGTGAGCCTGGGGGCCGGCGGGGGTGGCCCGGTCTGGCGCCTGCCGCTGCTGGTGGGGGGCGGCCTCGCGGCGATCATGGGGCTCGCGATGGGGCTGGGGCTGCTGGCCTGGCAGCCGGGCCTGCCCGCGCTGTTCTGGGTGTTCGCCATCGCCAACCTGCTCAATACCTGCGTGGCGGAGGAACTGGTGTTTCGCGGCCTGCTGCAGCGCTGGCTGATGGGCAAGGTGGGGCCCGTGGCGGCCGTGACGGCCACCGGCGCGCTCTTCGGCATCGCGCATCTCGCCGGGGGCGTCGCCTTCGTGCTGGTGGCCACCGCGGCCGGGCTGCTCTACGGCCTGGTCTACTGGTGGACGGGCCGGCTGGTGTGGTCCGTGCTGGTGCACTGGGGACTGAACCTCACCCACCTGCTGCTCTTCAGCTATCCGCTGCTGGCGGATGCCTGA
- a CDS encoding LysE/ArgO family amino acid transporter: MLESYITGLALNGGLIVSIGAQNAYLLGQAIRRQHHWWSAGVCIVSDVLLLVAGVFGITAMLLALPVTLEVMRWLGVAFLAVLGALALRRAVTGNDRLVSTLGRVRSRREVLVAMAAVTLLNPQVYLETLVVLPSVGVQLESASVFMMGSVTASVAWFALLAWGGSRLAPWLSRPAAWRAIEITTGAMMAGIAVHLASGSTWIG, translated from the coding sequence ATGCTGGAAAGCTATATCACGGGCCTGGCGCTCAACGGGGGGTTGATCGTCTCCATCGGCGCCCAGAACGCCTACCTGCTCGGGCAGGCGATTCGCCGACAGCACCACTGGTGGTCGGCGGGGGTCTGCATCGTCAGCGACGTGCTGCTGCTCGTGGCCGGGGTGTTCGGCATCACCGCCATGCTGCTGGCCCTGCCCGTCACCCTGGAGGTGATGCGCTGGCTGGGCGTGGCGTTCCTGGCCGTGCTCGGCGCCCTGGCCCTCCGGCGTGCCGTCACCGGAAACGACCGGCTGGTCTCGACGCTTGGCCGGGTGCGCAGCCGCCGAGAGGTCCTGGTGGCGATGGCGGCGGTCACCCTGCTCAATCCCCAGGTCTACCTGGAGACCCTGGTGGTGCTCCCCTCGGTGGGCGTCCAGCTCGAGAGCGCCTCGGTCTTCATGATGGGGTCCGTCACTGCCTCGGTGGCCTGGTTCGCCCTGCTGGCCTGGGGAGGCTCCCGGCTCGCGCCCTGGTTGTCCCGGCCCGCGGCGTGGCGGGCCATCGAGATCACCACCGGGGCCATGATGGCGGGCATCGCGGTGCACCTGGCCAGCGGGTCGACCTGGATAGGCTGA
- a CDS encoding LysR family transcriptional regulator ArgP, translating into MLDYKLLQALATVVECDGFERAGDRLGLSQSAVSQRIKALEIRLGQPVLIRHPALHPTPAGQRLLNHYQQVQLLERDLRSTLPTLGEASPRLRIALNADSLSTWWADVVGDFCQSEGLLLDLVIEDQDVGLKRLRDGEVAACLCASDQPIAGARCVPLGHMVYHPFATPAYIARHFPEGPTAEAFGSAPAIVYGPHDQLQHRFLQGCGYHGGFPYHLCPSSQGFVRLASAGMGYGMMPMMQVETLVAEGRLASIAPERALFVPLYWHFWRHSGAVLERLTGVLGEVSLR; encoded by the coding sequence ATGCTGGACTACAAGCTGCTCCAGGCCCTGGCCACGGTGGTCGAGTGCGACGGCTTCGAGCGCGCCGGCGACCGGCTGGGGCTCTCGCAGTCGGCAGTCTCCCAGCGCATCAAGGCGCTGGAGATCCGGCTCGGCCAGCCGGTGCTGATCCGCCATCCGGCCCTGCACCCCACCCCGGCGGGCCAGCGGCTGCTCAACCACTACCAGCAGGTGCAGCTGCTGGAGCGGGACCTGCGCTCGACGCTACCCACCCTGGGCGAGGCCTCGCCGCGTCTGCGGATCGCCCTCAATGCCGACAGCCTGTCGACCTGGTGGGCCGACGTCGTCGGCGACTTCTGCCAGTCGGAGGGCCTGCTGCTGGACCTGGTGATCGAGGATCAGGACGTGGGCCTGAAGCGGCTGCGCGACGGCGAGGTGGCGGCCTGCCTCTGCGCCAGCGACCAGCCCATCGCCGGGGCGCGCTGCGTGCCGCTGGGGCACATGGTCTATCACCCCTTCGCCACGCCGGCCTACATCGCCCGGCACTTCCCCGAGGGGCCGACCGCCGAGGCCTTCGGCAGCGCCCCGGCCATCGTCTACGGCCCCCATGACCAGCTGCAGCATCGCTTCCTGCAGGGCTGTGGCTACCACGGCGGCTTTCCCTACCACCTCTGCCCGTCCTCCCAGGGCTTCGTGCGCCTGGCCAGCGCCGGCATGGGCTACGGCATGATGCCGATGATGCAGGTGGAGACCCTCGTGGCGGAGGGTCGGCTGGCCAGCATCGCCCCAGAGCGGGCGCTTTTCGTCCCGCTCTACTGGCACTTCTGGCGACACAGCGGCGCGGTGCTGGAACGGCTGACCGGCGTACTGGGCGAGGTCAGCCTGAGGTAG
- a CDS encoding LysE/ArgO family amino acid transporter: MLESYFTGLVVCGGIIVAIGAQNAYVLGLAVRREHHWWSAGLCMSADVLLLVTGMFGVSAVLLSMPSAMEALRWLGVVFLAWLAALAFHRAAVGRQGLSVGGAGASTPGRVLLATLAVTLLNPQVYLDTLLLIPSIGAQQQSTVTFAAGTITASILWFSLLAWGGSALSPWLSRPLAWRAIDGGIGVMMAVIAVHLALGAPMAA; the protein is encoded by the coding sequence ATGCTGGAGAGCTATTTCACGGGACTGGTGGTCTGCGGCGGGATCATCGTCGCGATCGGCGCACAGAACGCCTACGTGCTGGGGCTGGCGGTACGCCGCGAGCATCACTGGTGGTCGGCGGGACTCTGCATGAGCGCGGATGTGCTGCTGCTGGTGACCGGCATGTTCGGGGTCAGCGCGGTGCTGCTGAGCATGCCCAGCGCCATGGAGGCGCTGCGCTGGCTGGGCGTGGTCTTCCTCGCCTGGCTGGCGGCCCTGGCGTTCCACCGCGCCGCCGTCGGCCGGCAGGGGCTGTCCGTCGGCGGCGCCGGGGCGAGCACGCCGGGGCGCGTGCTGCTTGCCACCCTCGCGGTCACCCTGCTCAATCCCCAGGTGTACCTGGATACCCTGCTGCTGATCCCCTCCATCGGCGCCCAGCAGCAGAGCACCGTCACCTTCGCGGCGGGCACCATCACCGCCTCGATCCTCTGGTTCAGCCTGCTGGCCTGGGGCGGATCGGCGCTCTCGCCCTGGCTCTCCCGCCCCCTGGCCTGGCGGGCGATCGACGGCGGCATCGGCGTGATGATGGCGGTCATCGCCGTGCACCTGGCCCTCGGCGCGCCCATGGCCGCCTGA
- the mltF gene encoding membrane-bound lytic murein transglycosylase MltF: protein MPRLRLLFALLPLALLQACGPDEPPVVQLDPPAPGEPLKVVTRNAATTYYLDRQEAPAGPEHDLVQAFAEANDWQVEWTLAGSTAEVLEALESDEVHLAAAGLTHLPSRDERFLQGPTHTDIVEQLVCHRELRPMPREVEEMADVEIRVTADSSYAEKLESLVNTYTGIDYEEDPRTTEMLLAAVANRQIECTLADSNIVKVVRRHFPHLEVAMNLTSGDRLGWYLPAGHQALAERSREWMAGPEGQARLDEMQHRYYDYIGEFDFVDLRALNRRIEERLPSFLELFLEASEETGMPADLLAALAYQESHWDPGAVSPTGVRGIMMLTRNTAKSVGVTNRLDPAEAIDGGARYLADRHDRLPDTIPEPDRTYLALASYNIGRGHLLDARELARQLGKNPDSWADMREVLPLKADKRYYPQTRYGYARGYEPVHYVQRIRNYLDVISAAVEWTPLEEQAAGEEQMPGKEALAGNEG, encoded by the coding sequence ATGCCCAGGTTACGCCTGCTGTTCGCCCTGCTGCCGCTGGCCCTGCTCCAGGCCTGTGGCCCGGACGAGCCCCCGGTCGTGCAACTCGACCCGCCCGCCCCCGGCGAGCCCCTCAAGGTGGTCACCCGCAATGCCGCCACCACCTACTACCTCGACCGCCAGGAGGCCCCGGCCGGGCCGGAGCACGACCTGGTGCAGGCCTTCGCCGAGGCCAACGACTGGCAGGTCGAGTGGACGCTGGCGGGGTCCACCGCCGAGGTACTCGAGGCCCTGGAGAGCGACGAGGTCCACCTCGCGGCCGCCGGCCTGACCCACCTCCCCTCGCGTGACGAGCGCTTCCTCCAGGGGCCGACCCACACCGACATCGTCGAGCAGCTGGTGTGCCATCGCGAGCTGCGCCCCATGCCCCGCGAGGTGGAGGAGATGGCCGACGTCGAGATCCGCGTCACGGCGGACTCGAGCTACGCGGAGAAGCTCGAGAGCCTGGTCAACACCTACACCGGCATCGACTACGAGGAAGACCCGCGCACCACCGAGATGCTGCTCGCCGCGGTGGCGAACCGACAGATCGAGTGCACCCTGGCTGACTCCAACATCGTGAAGGTGGTGCGCCGTCACTTCCCGCACCTGGAGGTCGCCATGAACCTGACCAGCGGCGACCGGCTGGGCTGGTACCTTCCCGCCGGGCACCAGGCCCTCGCCGAGCGGTCCAGGGAGTGGATGGCCGGCCCCGAGGGGCAGGCCCGCCTCGACGAGATGCAGCACCGCTACTACGACTACATCGGCGAATTCGACTTCGTCGACCTGCGGGCCCTGAACCGGCGCATCGAGGAACGCCTGCCCTCCTTCCTGGAGCTCTTCCTGGAGGCCTCGGAGGAGACCGGCATGCCCGCCGACCTGCTCGCGGCCCTGGCGTACCAGGAGTCCCACTGGGATCCCGGCGCCGTCTCCCCCACCGGGGTGCGCGGCATCATGATGCTCACCCGCAACACCGCCAAGTCCGTCGGCGTCACCAATCGTCTGGATCCGGCCGAGGCCATCGACGGCGGGGCCCGCTACCTGGCCGACCGGCATGACCGGCTGCCCGACACCATTCCCGAACCGGACCGCACCTACCTGGCCCTGGCGAGCTACAACATCGGCCGCGGCCACCTACTGGATGCCCGGGAGCTGGCCCGACAGCTCGGCAAGAACCCGGACTCCTGGGCCGACATGCGCGAGGTGCTGCCACTGAAGGCCGACAAGCGCTACTACCCCCAGACCCGCTACGGCTATGCCCGGGGCTACGAGCCGGTGCACTACGTCCAGCGGATCCGCAACTACCTGGACGTGATCAGCGCCGCGGTCGAGTGGACACCGCTGGAGGAACAGGCGGCCGGAGAGGAGCAGATGCCCGGAAAGGAGGCCCTGGCCGGCAACGAAGGCTAG
- a CDS encoding DUF6064 family protein, which produces MGSGAWWTYRPEDLLMFSPRVYERLFELNNQALWPAQLLALALGGLALAVLLRPGPRGIRWLVILLAVAWAFVAWAFLWRRYAPIHWGIAYVVPLFGLQALLVVALGTCRGGLRLPRHWSVRRGLGVGLFTYALALHPLVALAMGRGLAGAEVIGLTPDPLAMATLGVAALAEPAARAWALLVVPALWCLLSGLTLDTLGEGSAWLPLLAVTVALASRLWPARPALR; this is translated from the coding sequence ATGGGCAGCGGCGCCTGGTGGACCTATCGACCCGAGGACCTGCTGATGTTCTCGCCACGGGTCTACGAGCGGCTTTTCGAGCTCAACAACCAGGCGCTGTGGCCCGCCCAGCTGCTCGCCCTGGCGCTCGGCGGCCTGGCGCTGGCCGTGCTGCTGCGTCCCGGCCCGCGGGGCATCCGCTGGCTCGTCATCCTGCTGGCCGTGGCCTGGGCCTTCGTGGCCTGGGCCTTCCTGTGGCGGCGCTACGCCCCCATCCACTGGGGCATCGCCTACGTCGTCCCGTTGTTCGGCCTGCAGGCGCTGCTGGTGGTGGCCCTCGGGACCTGTCGCGGCGGGCTCCGGCTGCCGCGTCACTGGAGCGTGCGGCGCGGCCTCGGCGTGGGGCTGTTCACCTATGCCCTGGCCCTGCATCCCCTCGTCGCGCTGGCGATGGGCCGGGGCCTCGCGGGCGCCGAGGTCATCGGGCTCACCCCCGACCCGCTCGCCATGGCCACCCTGGGCGTGGCGGCCCTGGCCGAACCTGCCGCCCGCGCCTGGGCGCTGCTGGTCGTGCCCGCGCTCTGGTGCCTGCTGAGCGGTCTCACCCTCGACACCCTCGGGGAGGGGAGTGCCTGGCTGCCTCTGCTGGCCGTCACCGTGGCCCTGGCGTCGAGGCTGTGGCCGGCGCGCCCCGCCCTGCGTTGA